One genomic region from Chitinophagales bacterium encodes:
- a CDS encoding amidohydrolase, with the protein MSQDKLIELRHSLHAFPEISCHETQTRKKIKSFLETHTDAEFVEFAGTALLAIFDSGNEGKNILFRAELDALPIQECNDFHYHSQVEGVSHMCGHDGHSTILCGLALKLQKEKPQTGKVMLIFQPAEENGLGAKAVMESEEFKRYYPDFIFALHNLPGFPFRQVIVRKRGFTAAVKTLVLKFHGITAHAAEPENGINPAMVIADIIKKSSKLTHNDPMSDEFQLITPVYANLGDLAYGISAGYGELHLTLRAWKQQAMNKLGNDLLKYVEKACKNAEVELEYEWAEVFASTENNYDAVDYICEAIEKLDLEYHHREYPFKWGEDFGLFTQNFKGAMFGLGAGEDMPALHNPDYDFPDELIETGASLFNEIRKTIQS; encoded by the coding sequence ATGTCTCAGGATAAATTGATAGAGCTGAGGCATAGCCTACATGCCTTTCCTGAAATTTCGTGCCACGAAACCCAAACGCGAAAAAAAATAAAATCTTTCCTGGAAACCCATACCGATGCTGAATTTGTAGAATTTGCAGGCACAGCACTTTTGGCCATTTTCGATTCTGGTAATGAAGGGAAAAATATTCTATTCAGAGCCGAATTGGACGCCTTGCCCATTCAGGAATGCAATGATTTTCATTACCACTCTCAGGTAGAAGGTGTTTCTCATATGTGTGGACACGATGGACACAGTACTATTCTTTGTGGATTGGCACTAAAGCTTCAAAAAGAAAAACCCCAGACTGGAAAAGTGATGTTGATTTTTCAGCCGGCAGAGGAAAATGGGCTGGGAGCAAAAGCGGTGATGGAATCAGAGGAATTCAAAAGATACTATCCCGATTTTATTTTTGCACTGCACAATTTACCGGGGTTTCCCTTTCGTCAGGTTATTGTAAGAAAAAGAGGTTTTACAGCGGCAGTAAAAACTTTGGTGCTAAAATTTCATGGAATAACTGCCCATGCAGCAGAACCGGAAAACGGCATCAATCCCGCTATGGTGATAGCCGACATCATTAAAAAATCCAGTAAACTGACCCACAACGACCCTATGTCTGATGAATTTCAGTTGATCACTCCCGTTTATGCCAATTTGGGAGATTTGGCTTATGGTATTTCAGCCGGATACGGTGAATTGCATTTAACTTTGCGTGCCTGGAAACAGCAGGCTATGAATAAATTGGGAAATGATTTACTGAAATATGTTGAAAAAGCATGTAAGAATGCGGAAGTAGAGCTTGAGTATGAATGGGCGGAAGTATTTGCCTCTACTGAAAATAATTACGATGCAGTGGATTATATTTGCGAAGCCATTGAGAAATTGGACTTGGAATATCACCACCGTGAATATCCTTTTAAATGGGGAGAGGATTTTGGCTTATTTACACAAAATTTTAAAGGAGCAATGTTTGGCTTGGGCGCTGGTGAAGATATGCCTGCCCTGCACAATCCCGATTATGATTTTCCGGATGAATTGATTGAAACCGGAGCGAGTCTTTTTAACGAAATAAGGAAAACAATCCAAAGCTAA
- a CDS encoding GNAT family N-acetyltransferase — MNSTEKMTKKVNYKEKVLDSFTGTDILYTNNKIAQFLYDHLDQYGDKKEDILRAVNYAFKKHEMKGGFIVLGLDDDEIIGVVVINETGMSGYIPENILVYIAVNSDYRGQGIGKRLMETALRRAKGAVALHVEPDNPAKFLYEKMGFTNKYLEMRYQKK; from the coding sequence ATGAATTCAACTGAAAAAATGACCAAAAAAGTAAACTACAAAGAAAAAGTGCTCGATTCCTTTACGGGAACTGACATACTCTACACTAATAACAAGATAGCTCAATTTCTTTATGATCACTTAGATCAATATGGTGATAAGAAAGAAGATATTTTAAGAGCTGTAAATTATGCTTTTAAAAAGCATGAAATGAAAGGTGGATTTATTGTATTGGGTTTGGATGATGATGAAATCATTGGAGTAGTGGTGATTAACGAAACTGGAATGAGTGGATATATACCTGAGAATATTTTAGTGTATATCGCTGTAAATTCTGATTATCGTGGACAGGGAATTGGCAAACGCCTTATGGAAACAGCTCTGAGACGTGCAAAAGGTGCAGTAGCACTACATGTAGAGCCTGATAATCCTGCGAAATTTCTTTATGAAAAGATGGGCTTTACCAATAAATATTTGGAAATGCGCTACCAAAAGAAATAA
- a CDS encoding sodium:solute symporter family protein: MHPIDIIIFIVYLVGMLGIGYYFLRKNKDADDYYVGGRNMSKWHVGISVVATDVGGGFSIGLGGLGFVMGIAGSWMLFTGLIGAWLSAVFLIPRIYKLGAEGKLRTFPEIFNHFFDHRVALAAGIISGIGYLGFTSSQLLAGAKLATATFPALELKYALVVMGVIAVVYTVMGGLKAVIFTDSIQWAILLGGLIFIGIPLSYFELGGIHVIRQSVQPELLSITNVSWSQLVNWAVTIIPIWFVGMTLYQRIYACRSVKDAQKAWYIAGVFEWPLMAFMGVTLGMFARVALDIGLFEHLGYTNIDNIDAEMGLPLLLRTILPPGLTGIMMAAYFSAILSTADSCLMASSGNFVSDLMAKIMPIKEERLLRLSQWVTLAIGTLALILAATMTNVLELMLMSYAFMVSGLLVPVLSVLILKKNNSNAALAAMLVGGGTTLALQVSGVDLPLELDPNIFGISASALIFALVYKLIPEKLVN; the protein is encoded by the coding sequence ATGCATCCCATTGATATCATCATATTTATTGTTTACTTGGTGGGAATGCTCGGAATTGGTTACTATTTCCTGCGTAAGAACAAAGATGCTGATGATTATTATGTAGGAGGCCGCAACATGAGCAAATGGCATGTGGGTATTTCTGTAGTTGCTACAGATGTAGGAGGAGGGTTTTCGATTGGGCTTGGAGGTTTGGGCTTTGTTATGGGCATTGCAGGCTCATGGATGCTTTTTACTGGCTTAATAGGAGCCTGGCTCAGTGCGGTTTTTTTAATCCCCAGGATTTATAAACTCGGTGCTGAAGGCAAGCTGAGAACTTTTCCTGAAATATTCAATCATTTCTTTGACCACCGTGTGGCATTGGCTGCAGGAATTATTTCAGGTATCGGTTACTTGGGATTCACCAGTTCACAATTGTTGGCAGGAGCAAAATTGGCCACAGCTACTTTTCCCGCATTAGAGTTGAAATATGCGCTTGTGGTAATGGGTGTGATTGCGGTAGTCTATACGGTGATGGGCGGATTGAAAGCCGTTATTTTCACGGATTCCATTCAGTGGGCTATATTATTGGGCGGTTTGATTTTTATAGGCATTCCGCTCTCTTATTTCGAACTGGGCGGCATTCATGTTATCAGACAATCTGTACAGCCGGAATTGTTGAGCATTACGAATGTGAGTTGGTCGCAATTGGTCAATTGGGCGGTGACCATTATTCCCATTTGGTTTGTGGGCATGACTTTGTATCAGCGTATATATGCGTGTAGAAGTGTGAAAGATGCACAAAAAGCCTGGTATATAGCAGGTGTTTTTGAATGGCCATTGATGGCATTTATGGGTGTAACACTCGGGATGTTTGCTCGCGTTGCATTAGACATAGGTTTATTTGAACATTTAGGCTACACAAACATTGATAATATAGATGCAGAGATGGGACTGCCCTTATTGTTGAGGACTATTTTGCCACCAGGGCTTACCGGCATTATGATGGCGGCCTATTTTTCGGCCATACTTTCTACTGCCGATAGTTGTTTGATGGCTTCCTCCGGTAATTTTGTTTCAGACCTGATGGCTAAAATTATGCCTATTAAAGAAGAGCGTTTATTGCGTTTGTCGCAATGGGTTACACTTGCAATTGGAACCCTGGCTTTAATTCTGGCCGCAACAATGACCAATGTGCTGGAGCTTATGCTGATGTCCTATGCCTTTATGGTTTCGGGCTTACTTGTGCCTGTTCTTTCTGTATTGATATTAAAAAAGAACAATTCCAATGCCGCATTGGCAGCAATGCTTGTAGGTGGTGGCACAACGCTGGCTTTACAGGTGAGTGGAGTAGATTTACCCTTGGAGCTTGATCCCAATATCTTCGGGATTTCAGCTTCTGCATTAATCTTCGCTCTTGTTTATAAATTAATTCCTGAAAAATTAGTAAATTGA